In Bythopirellula goksoeyrii, a single window of DNA contains:
- a CDS encoding adenylate kinase, translating to MQPHFQNLRKKKIVLIGPPGAGKGTQAVRISELLQIPHISTGNMLREFVKTSEPPGAHLKSCLESGRLVPDETIVEIVNQRLSQEDCREGFVLDGFPRTLPQAEMLDLILKHKHTELDCCLSFSIDFEEVVKRIYHRSQCELRSDDTVEIAQERMRQFDRLTAPLLEYYREQGKILEVSSIGSVDEVFTEIADLLGNRQQPTFNTPKPSHSQKLSKC from the coding sequence ATGCAGCCACACTTTCAGAACCTTAGAAAGAAAAAGATCGTACTCATTGGCCCCCCAGGAGCGGGCAAGGGAACACAAGCGGTCCGCATCAGTGAACTACTCCAGATCCCCCATATCTCAACCGGCAACATGTTGCGTGAATTCGTCAAGACAAGTGAGCCTCCAGGAGCTCACCTGAAGTCTTGCCTAGAATCTGGACGACTGGTGCCAGATGAAACGATCGTGGAGATCGTCAATCAACGGCTGAGTCAAGAAGACTGTCGCGAGGGGTTCGTCTTGGATGGATTTCCCAGAACACTCCCTCAAGCGGAGATGTTAGACCTCATCCTAAAGCACAAGCATACTGAGCTGGATTGCTGCCTCTCTTTTTCCATTGACTTTGAAGAGGTGGTGAAACGAATCTATCACCGAAGCCAGTGTGAACTCCGCTCGGACGACACAGTAGAGATCGCTCAAGAGCGCATGAGACAATTTGACAGATTAACTGCTCCACTACTGGAGTACTATCGAGAGCAAGGCAAGATCCTGGAAGTCTCTAGCATAGGTTCTGTCGATGAGGTTTTTACTGAGATAGCGGACTTGTTGGGAAACCGCCAGCAGCCGACTTTTAACACTCCTAAGCCAAGCCATTCTCAAAAACTTTCCAAATGCTAA
- a CDS encoding class I fructose-bisphosphate aldolase — MSRSFRLNRLFHPRSGRCLDVAVDHGFFNQPGFLQGIEDIRNVVNTLVEAGPDAIQLTVGHARHLQSIAGRQKPSLVLRTDTANIYGRELPDSRYSTIIANAALQAVQLDAVCVCVNLFQIPGAPDVNQQCVANIMELKRECDHLAMPMMIEPLVFRPNSEAGGYMVDGDEVKIKHLVRQAVELGADIIKADPTDDVSVYHRVVEVAGDVPVLVRGGGKVSDREILERTKHLLEQGASGIVYGRNVIQHENPAGITKALMAMLHEEASIVDALALL; from the coding sequence TTGTCAAGATCTTTCCGACTAAATCGACTTTTTCACCCCCGGTCTGGCCGCTGCCTGGACGTAGCTGTCGACCATGGGTTCTTCAATCAACCTGGATTTCTTCAAGGAATTGAGGATATCCGCAACGTAGTTAACACACTCGTTGAGGCTGGCCCCGATGCAATTCAACTGACGGTTGGGCATGCCCGCCATCTTCAGTCTATAGCCGGGCGCCAGAAACCTTCCTTGGTGCTTCGAACTGACACGGCCAACATTTACGGCCGTGAACTTCCAGATTCCCGCTACAGCACTATCATCGCAAACGCTGCCCTTCAGGCAGTTCAGCTCGACGCAGTTTGTGTTTGTGTCAACCTCTTTCAAATCCCTGGCGCGCCCGATGTAAACCAACAGTGTGTTGCAAATATTATGGAGCTGAAGAGGGAGTGTGATCATTTGGCGATGCCCATGATGATTGAGCCTTTGGTTTTCCGTCCCAACTCAGAGGCAGGTGGCTATATGGTGGACGGAGACGAAGTAAAGATAAAACACCTGGTACGGCAGGCCGTCGAGTTGGGAGCAGATATAATAAAGGCAGATCCCACCGACGACGTCTCTGTCTACCATCGAGTCGTGGAAGTGGCCGGTGATGTGCCAGTACTCGTTCGAGGGGGAGGAAAAGTCTCAGATCGTGAAATCTTGGAAAGAACAAAACACTTGCTTGAACAGGGAGCTTCAGGCATTGTCTACGGACGCAATGTAATCCAGCATGAAAATCCTGCTGGCATTACTAAGGCTCTTATGGCCATGCTGCACGAGGAAGCTTCAATAGTAGATGCTTTGGCACTCTTATAA
- a CDS encoding sugar phosphate isomerase/epimerase family protein, protein MDKWPIGVFASIDEGLGVNLDVAHELGVTTIHLHVPSLRSRTPAAIKSFQNRLQKLGLTVTVVFAGFEGESYADIPTVQETIGLVPAATRQARLVELKEIIDFTQALGVDATGLHIGFVPHDTEDAEFAALLETTCEVCDYAAEKGIHIHLETGQEPADILLEFLKAVDRPNLWVNFDPANMILYGCGEPIPALKQVGKYVRSVHCKDAHWSPRPGETWGQEMPLGKGAVDFDEYLKTLDAVGYTGPLTIEREIPQDPARQKAEIGQAVELLERLKRSKVATKQSGVAS, encoded by the coding sequence TTGGACAAATGGCCTATTGGCGTCTTCGCGAGTATCGACGAAGGACTGGGAGTCAATCTCGATGTCGCCCACGAATTAGGGGTAACCACCATCCATCTGCATGTGCCTAGCCTACGTTCACGGACTCCGGCAGCCATCAAATCCTTTCAGAATCGATTGCAGAAGCTAGGTTTGACAGTTACTGTAGTCTTCGCCGGTTTTGAAGGGGAGAGTTATGCCGACATCCCGACAGTCCAGGAGACGATCGGGCTGGTCCCAGCTGCGACTCGTCAAGCGAGATTGGTAGAGTTGAAAGAGATCATCGACTTTACTCAGGCTCTTGGCGTAGATGCAACAGGACTGCACATCGGTTTCGTACCCCACGACACGGAGGACGCTGAGTTCGCTGCCCTTCTGGAAACCACCTGTGAGGTTTGCGACTACGCTGCCGAAAAGGGCATCCATATTCACTTGGAAACGGGTCAAGAACCGGCGGACATACTCCTGGAATTTCTCAAGGCAGTTGATCGTCCGAACCTGTGGGTAAATTTTGACCCGGCCAATATGATTCTGTACGGCTGCGGAGAACCGATTCCGGCACTAAAACAGGTTGGCAAGTATGTTCGCAGCGTGCACTGCAAAGATGCCCATTGGTCGCCTCGTCCCGGCGAAACGTGGGGGCAAGAAATGCCTTTAGGAAAAGGAGCTGTCGATTTCGACGAGTATCTCAAGACACTCGACGCGGTTGGCTACACAGGGCCACTGACCATCGAGCGTGAAATCCCGCAAGACCCAGCCCGGCAGAAAGCCGAGATTGGTCAGGCAGTAGAATTGCTCGAACGACTCAAACGTTCGAAGGTTGCCACCAAGCAGAGCGGAGTGGCATCATGA
- a CDS encoding sugar phosphate isomerase family translates to MPRAISKVAPEWWDYTTLDLAILEEAARLTADDLVGLSREGFEVVIYDTLEEFFCAEALEYIQAWQQATPDIPAGICGPIGPTEQLPLVAKIVNALDLKLHDAHFWGMDEWIENGKPVSTDHPLSFAKADMELCFNRIRPELLMPKENIHFPTDLEAYSKSYYEVRCVLMQGGQGEVKHWAFNDPPKREGPYQDQPPPPEEYRKLGTRITDLHPMTVIQNARTSGGGYVPQVPTCAATVGPTETWKAETVSIWHPGHHDNPFGMRLTALMISKQIPDSSVPMSLLADHPHVRFSYYRGGIGTVETEMH, encoded by the coding sequence ATGCCCCGTGCTATTAGTAAGGTGGCCCCCGAGTGGTGGGACTACACAACTCTAGATCTTGCGATACTCGAAGAGGCAGCCCGGCTCACTGCCGACGACTTGGTAGGACTCTCCCGTGAAGGATTCGAGGTCGTAATCTACGATACGCTGGAAGAATTCTTCTGTGCCGAGGCCCTGGAATACATCCAGGCTTGGCAGCAAGCAACTCCCGACATTCCCGCAGGAATCTGCGGTCCGATAGGTCCCACCGAGCAACTCCCCTTAGTAGCCAAGATTGTCAATGCACTCGATCTCAAACTACACGATGCCCACTTTTGGGGCATGGATGAGTGGATCGAGAACGGCAAACCCGTTTCCACCGATCACCCCCTCTCTTTTGCCAAGGCAGATATGGAGTTGTGCTTCAATCGGATTCGTCCAGAATTACTGATGCCGAAGGAAAATATCCACTTCCCCACGGACTTGGAAGCCTATTCCAAGAGCTATTACGAAGTCCGCTGTGTGTTAATGCAAGGAGGTCAAGGAGAGGTAAAGCATTGGGCTTTCAATGACCCTCCAAAGCGTGAAGGACCGTATCAGGATCAGCCACCTCCACCAGAAGAATATCGCAAGCTGGGAACTCGTATTACTGATCTGCATCCGATGACCGTCATTCAAAACGCCAGAACCTCGGGAGGGGGCTATGTCCCTCAGGTGCCAACATGTGCAGCCACTGTAGGTCCGACTGAAACATGGAAGGCCGAAACGGTCTCGATTTGGCATCCAGGCCATCACGACAATCCCTTTGGGATGCGCCTCACGGCGCTGATGATCAGTAAACAGATCCCTGACAGTTCGGTCCCCATGTCGTTGCTAGCCGACCATCCCCATGTCCGATTTAGCTACTATCGTGGTGGCATCGGAACCGTCGAGACAGAAATGCATTAA
- a CDS encoding PIG-L deacetylase family protein, with amino-acid sequence MTLIIPQRKVALAFLAHPDDAEILCAGTLLRLADLGWELHIATATPGDCGSNALPPDEIAKIRRAEGTAAAQVLGATYHCLEERDVNVVFDKATNRKAIDLFRQIAPSLVFTHPRLDYMLDHEQVHQLARSAAFAYSIPNASQLPLVEGSTIPWLYYCDPIEGSDPYSGEVVNPTVRVDISEVMDRKSEMLACHSSQREWLRAHHGMDEYIESMKRHSAMRGQELGSQYAEAFVQHRGHPYPQSDILQELLGGE; translated from the coding sequence ATGACATTAATAATTCCCCAAAGAAAAGTAGCTCTTGCCTTTTTGGCCCACCCAGACGATGCAGAAATTCTATGCGCAGGGACACTTCTTCGCCTAGCAGATTTGGGCTGGGAACTCCATATTGCAACTGCTACTCCCGGTGATTGCGGTTCAAATGCCTTGCCACCAGATGAGATTGCCAAAATACGCCGTGCCGAAGGAACTGCTGCCGCGCAAGTGCTAGGTGCCACCTACCATTGTCTGGAAGAACGCGACGTAAACGTAGTCTTCGATAAGGCCACAAATCGCAAAGCAATCGATTTGTTTCGCCAGATTGCTCCTTCGTTAGTCTTCACCCATCCTCGCCTCGACTACATGCTCGACCACGAGCAAGTGCATCAATTGGCGCGGAGTGCAGCTTTCGCTTACTCAATCCCAAACGCCTCACAACTGCCATTAGTTGAAGGTTCTACGATCCCCTGGCTCTACTACTGTGATCCCATCGAAGGATCTGATCCTTATTCGGGAGAGGTTGTGAATCCCACAGTGCGGGTTGATATCTCGGAAGTGATGGATCGCAAGTCAGAGATGCTTGCCTGTCATTCCTCTCAGCGAGAATGGCTCCGAGCCCACCACGGCATGGATGAGTATATCGAGAGCATGAAGCGCCACAGCGCCATGCGAGGTCAAGAACTCGGAAGCCAATACGCAGAGGCCTTTGTCCAACACCGGGGCCATCCCTATCCTCAATCCGACATTCTTCAAGAACTTTTAGGAGGCGAATAG
- the glpX gene encoding class II fructose-bisphosphatase, whose protein sequence is MSPTSFFQKDFERQIEFDFLRATEIAALNTLQWLGKGQKEKADEAACDAIRGMFDLMDMRGEVVIGEGIKDKAPGLFQGEKVGTWEANSPSFEIALDPVDGTTNVSKGLPNSLSCIVAAAPQAEDIPCLQDIPAFYMEKLAYPLEVRRAWLKDPKLPIHIDAPIGDVIETTARILGKEVRDVVVCVLDRPRNETLIEAVRSKGAAMRMITDGDIAAALAPAMHTSNIDLYAGIGGTPEAVLAAAGLRCLGGGMRAKIWPRDEAERLSLIEQGWGDRLGREYMSRDLARGNNLVFAATGISTGPLLQGVEVKGTIALTRSVLMRARSGTVRFVETHHDLERKTIHLRSTGIEAQV, encoded by the coding sequence ATGAGTCCCACATCATTCTTCCAAAAAGATTTCGAACGGCAAATAGAATTCGATTTTCTAAGAGCCACTGAAATCGCAGCGTTGAATACTCTCCAGTGGCTTGGAAAGGGCCAAAAGGAGAAAGCTGATGAAGCCGCCTGCGATGCAATTCGCGGTATGTTCGACCTGATGGATATGCGTGGAGAAGTCGTAATAGGCGAAGGGATTAAGGACAAAGCACCAGGACTTTTCCAAGGTGAAAAAGTAGGCACTTGGGAAGCCAACTCCCCTAGTTTTGAGATTGCCCTCGACCCAGTTGACGGTACCACGAATGTGAGCAAGGGCTTACCCAATTCTTTGAGCTGCATTGTTGCTGCTGCTCCACAGGCGGAAGACATACCTTGCTTGCAAGATATTCCTGCCTTCTACATGGAGAAACTAGCCTATCCACTAGAAGTACGACGTGCATGGTTAAAAGATCCGAAACTTCCTATCCACATCGATGCACCTATAGGAGACGTGATTGAGACAACGGCAAGAATACTTGGCAAAGAGGTGCGTGATGTCGTTGTGTGTGTGCTCGACCGTCCGAGAAATGAAACTCTGATTGAGGCAGTCCGCAGCAAAGGTGCGGCCATGCGAATGATCACCGACGGCGATATTGCTGCCGCCTTGGCTCCAGCAATGCACACTTCAAATATCGATCTCTATGCAGGGATTGGTGGAACTCCCGAGGCCGTTCTAGCTGCTGCTGGGCTGAGATGTTTGGGAGGCGGTATGCGTGCAAAGATCTGGCCGCGAGACGAAGCAGAGAGACTCTCCTTAATTGAGCAGGGATGGGGCGATCGGCTGGGCAGAGAGTACATGTCGAGAGATTTAGCACGGGGCAATAATTTGGTGTTCGCAGCTACTGGGATTAGTACAGGCCCATTGCTCCAGGGGGTAGAGGTCAAGGGTACGATTGCCCTTACCCGCTCGGTCCTTATGCGGGCTCGAAGTGGTACTGTGCGATTTGTTGAAACTCACCATGACCTAGAACGAAAAACGATTCATCTCCGCTCTACAGGAATTGAAGCTCAAGTTTAA
- a CDS encoding amidohydrolase family protein codes for MPSTPLHHVWEYTDTDRSFWQEHLEDWVPQTIFDAHTHIHEPEYRLHPMTDEMRKQYWVNELFEPIGAQVAQHCYRTVFPNRDFSCLAFGMPSLDFDIEAGNKRLSEEVRSRGWNCLALVRPQWSAEKLEEELDRPGVAGVKPYYALISYTPSSRDEHLEASIFDFLPHHQLEVLNSRHAWVTLHVPRSTRLGDPQNLAEVRAIRERYSNVKLVIAHLGRSYTLPHAKEALPLLADDPGLFFDTSAVLNPEVLHFALETIGPEQIIYGTDNPIFYMRGRRRWQGKTYQNHTNYPFYFNQQRESPEIEAKYTLYMYEALKAFKQACLNIALDRKYIEQMFCGNAKALLASSNHEHVV; via the coding sequence ATGCCGTCCACACCGCTTCATCATGTTTGGGAATATACAGATACGGATCGCTCATTCTGGCAAGAGCATCTTGAAGACTGGGTGCCGCAAACAATATTCGATGCCCACACGCACATTCATGAGCCGGAATATCGACTCCACCCGATGACTGATGAAATGCGTAAGCAGTATTGGGTAAATGAACTGTTTGAGCCCATCGGAGCCCAAGTTGCACAACATTGTTATAGGACGGTCTTTCCAAATCGAGATTTCTCTTGTCTAGCTTTTGGCATGCCTAGCCTGGACTTTGACATCGAGGCGGGCAACAAACGACTTTCGGAAGAAGTACGATCCCGAGGCTGGAATTGCTTGGCGCTTGTTCGCCCGCAATGGTCTGCTGAAAAGCTCGAAGAGGAACTCGATCGGCCTGGCGTTGCTGGGGTAAAGCCGTACTATGCGCTAATAAGTTACACACCGAGCAGTCGCGATGAGCATTTGGAAGCCAGCATCTTCGATTTCTTACCTCATCACCAACTCGAAGTTCTCAATTCACGTCATGCTTGGGTTACGCTCCATGTACCAAGGTCAACTCGCTTGGGTGATCCTCAGAACCTCGCTGAAGTAAGAGCCATTCGTGAGCGGTATTCAAACGTAAAGTTAGTGATTGCTCATTTGGGCAGAAGCTATACGCTTCCCCATGCCAAAGAGGCACTACCACTGCTCGCCGATGATCCAGGACTGTTTTTTGATACGTCTGCGGTATTGAATCCCGAAGTCCTGCATTTTGCTTTAGAAACAATCGGCCCCGAGCAAATCATTTATGGAACGGACAATCCGATCTTCTATATGCGAGGCCGTCGTCGGTGGCAAGGAAAAACCTATCAGAATCATACCAACTATCCGTTCTATTTTAACCAACAAAGGGAATCACCTGAAATCGAGGCAAAATACACGCTCTACATGTACGAAGCACTTAAGGCATTCAAGCAGGCGTGCCTAAATATTGCCTTAGATCGCAAATACATCGAACAAATGTTTTGCGGCAATGCAAAAGCTTTGCTCGCATCCTCGAACCACGAACATGTAGTCTAA
- a CDS encoding Gfo/Idh/MocA family protein yields MTRVGFMGMVHYLSYQKVPGAKVVALCDANSKRLAGDWTDIQGNFGPAGEQMDLTGIATYESSDELLGDPNIDLVDITLPPAAHAGVAIAALESGKHVFCEKPMAMTVEDCDRMLVAAKKADKQLLIGHVLPYFPEYAWALHEVTSGKHGRVLGGSFKRVIADPSWLANYWSAEAVGGPMLDLHVHDAHYIRLLFGMPEAVTTWGRTRNGLAAHWHTNFDYGPQGPVVHAMSGTIDQQGRAFNQAFEIQLEHATLVFEFAVIDGEGVTLCPPTIFRDDSKVERVQLPGGDPMDAFAEEIHNVVHSVQGSVLDPVADGHLARDAIHLCQKQTESLHSRCRVVI; encoded by the coding sequence ATGACGCGCGTTGGCTTCATGGGAATGGTGCACTATCTGAGCTATCAAAAAGTCCCTGGCGCTAAAGTGGTTGCCCTATGTGATGCCAACTCCAAACGCTTAGCAGGCGATTGGACCGACATCCAGGGAAACTTTGGCCCCGCTGGCGAGCAGATGGATCTGACGGGGATCGCCACGTATGAGTCCTCGGACGAACTACTCGGCGACCCCAACATCGATCTGGTTGATATCACGCTTCCTCCCGCCGCACATGCGGGTGTAGCAATCGCAGCCCTCGAAAGTGGCAAGCATGTCTTCTGCGAAAAACCGATGGCGATGACCGTGGAGGACTGCGACCGAATGCTCGTCGCTGCAAAGAAAGCCGACAAGCAGCTCTTAATCGGACATGTATTGCCCTACTTCCCAGAATACGCTTGGGCCCTGCACGAAGTAACAAGCGGGAAGCACGGTCGCGTGCTGGGTGGATCTTTTAAGCGAGTTATTGCCGATCCTAGTTGGCTGGCGAATTACTGGTCGGCCGAGGCGGTTGGTGGCCCCATGCTCGACTTGCACGTGCATGACGCCCACTACATCCGCTTACTGTTTGGAATGCCTGAGGCTGTTACCACTTGGGGGCGTACGAGAAACGGTTTGGCAGCACATTGGCATACCAACTTCGACTATGGTCCTCAGGGACCGGTTGTGCACGCAATGAGTGGGACTATCGACCAACAGGGACGAGCATTCAATCAAGCTTTTGAAATACAGCTGGAACATGCCACTTTGGTATTCGAGTTCGCTGTGATCGACGGAGAAGGAGTTACTCTTTGTCCGCCGACGATCTTTCGAGACGATTCTAAAGTCGAGCGTGTCCAACTGCCAGGCGGAGATCCGATGGATGCCTTTGCAGAAGAGATCCACAACGTTGTGCATAGTGTACAGGGCAGCGTGTTGGACCCTGTAGCTGATGGACATCTGGCTCGGGATGCAATTCACCTTTGTCAAAAGCAGACAGAGAGTCTCCATAGCCGCTGCCGAGTCGTGATTTAG